From Astyanax mexicanus isolate ESR-SI-001 chromosome 13, AstMex3_surface, whole genome shotgun sequence, the proteins below share one genomic window:
- the arfgef2 gene encoding brefeldin A-inhibited guanine nucleotide-exchange protein 2: protein MKEKQLPEPQRQYSKTESNKTKSMFLSRALERILSDKELKRSQHSQLRKACQVALEEIKLELEKQKDGTVVPPKANYIEADKYVLPFELACQSKCPRIVSTSLDCLQKLIAYGHITGNAPDSGAPGKRLIDRLVETICNCFQGPQTDEGVQLQIIKALLTTVTSPHIEIHEGTILLTVRTCYNIYLASRNLINQTTAKATLTQMLNVIFTRMENQAALEAQEAEKERQRLQLPNSVPGPRNPSPVPQNHSPTLGRVSGSPQPGRAQSDQNGPPLSSSSPTEPSSTSPIPQDNSNFDRPTEEGVPSQEQHEMESSQPGLESGPPVPKPPDEKDPDREEILDAESEQTSEAQEEAEPDSGLGESSVEGGLDQHSDSEGKVTPTAVRTDTQHLNGVVDDRASVSSTDIMDAEAMQNTQTAARFSHILQKDAFLVFRSLCKLSMKPLADGPPDPKSHELRSKVVSLQLLLSVLQGAGPVFRTHEMFVNAIKQYLCVALSKNGVSSVPEVFELSLAIFLTLLSHFKVHLKMQIEVFFREIFLTILETSSSSFEHKWMVIQTLTRICADAQCVVDIYVNYDCDLNAANIFERLVNDLSKIAQGRSGQELGMTPLQELSLRKKGLECLVSILKCMVEWSRDLYVNPNLQANLGQEHQAEGEAEPKLPEHLSSRRDSVSSQDSAVSSSVQHDHPEQYEVIKQQKEIIEHGIDLFNKKPKRGVQYLQEQGMLGTSAEDIAQFLHQEERLCTTQVGEFLGENAKFNKEVMYCYVDQLDFCGKDFVSALRTFLEGFRLPGEAQKIDRLMEKFAARYLECNQGQTLFASADTAYVLAYSIIMLTTDLHSPQVKNKMTKEQYIKMNRGINDSKDLPEEYLSSIYDEIAGKKIAMKESKEYSITPKSSKQSVASEKQRRLLYNMEMEQMAKTAKALMEAVSHAQAPFFSATHLEHVRPMFKLAWTPLLAAFSVGLQDCDDQEVASLCLEGIRCAIRIACIFGMQLERDAYIQALARFTLLTASSSITEMKQKNIDTIKTLITVAHTDGNYLGNSWHEILRCISQLELAQLIGTGVKTRYISGVVREQGGSMKSFPTGGEEFIPYGLGTLVGGQDRRQMAHIQESVGETSSQSVVVAVDRIFTGSTRLDGNAIVDFVRWLCAVSMDELASAHQPRMFSLQKIVEISYYNMNRIRLQWSRIWQVIGDHFNKVGCNPNEDVAIFAVDSLRQLSMKFLEKGELANFRFQKDFLRPFEHIMKKNRSPTIRDMVIRCVAQMVNSQAANIRSGWKNIFSVFHQAASDHDETIVELAFQTTGHIVMHTFQQHFAAAIDSFQDAVKCLSEFVCNAAFPDTSMEAIRLIRHCAKYVSDRPQALREYTSDDMNVAPGDRVWVRGWFPILFELSCIINRCKLDIRTRGLTVMFEIMKSYGQTFEKHWWHDLFRIVFRIFDNMKLPEQQTEKTEWMTTTCNHALYAICDVFTQFYEPLSEVLLVDVFAQLQWCVKQDNEQLARSGTNCLENLVIQNGEKFSPEVWDITCACMLEIFQSTSPHALLTWRPAGQEEEVGDGKHMDVEVDSQSQSSFERTLSERGHSQMSTASDEGWRGKPHARVSDQRLFAGLLIKCVVQLELIQTIDNIVFYPATSKKEDAENMAAALRDALEDTEESEAQAESEQGMYKYLSPQHLFKLLDCLLESHMFAKDFNSNNEQRTALWRAGFKGKSKPNLLKQETSSLACSLRILFRMYSDKRLEEAWPDIQTRLLLVCSEALAYFISLTSESHREAWTSLLLLLLTRTLRLSDDKFKPHASCYYPHLCEMMQFDLIPELRAVLRRFFLRIGSVFHIAAPEMAAARAPAS from the exons GCTCTTCTGACCACAGTGACATCTCCTCATATAGAAATCCACGAGGGCACAATTCTGCTCACTGTGCGCACCTGCTACAACATATACCTGGCCAGCCGCAACCTGATCAACCAGACCACAGCCAAAGCCACCCTAACTCAGATGCTGAATGTCATCTTCACACGCATGGAGAACCAGGCG GCTCTGGAGGCTCAGGAGGCAGAGAAGGAGAGGCAGCGACTGCAGCTTCCAAATTCTGTCCCAGGACCCCGAAACCCCTCACCTGTTCCACAAAACCATTCCCCCACCTTAGGAAGAGTATCTGGATCACCACAACCCGGACGTGCTCAGTCAGATCAAAACGGCCCACCCTTGTCCTCTTCTAGCCCCACAGAACCCTCCTCCACATCCCCTATTCCTCAGGACAACTCTAACTTCGACAGACCTACAGAGGAAGGTGTGCCATCACAAGAACAGCATGAAATGGAAAGCTCACAGCCAG GTCTTGAGTCCGGTCCCCCTGTTCCCAAGCCGCCGGATGAAAAGGATCCTGATAGAGAGGAGATCCTGGATGCTGAGTCAGAGCAAACCTCAGAGGCTCAGGAGGAGGCAGAGCCAGACAGTGGCCTTGGAGAGAGCTCTGTGGAgggag GTCTGGACCAACATTCTGACTCTGAGGGCAAAGTAACCCCCACTGCTGTCAGGACAGACACTCAGCACTTGAATGGTGTTGTGGATGACCGAGCTTCCGTGTCCTCCACAGATATTATG GATGCAGAGGCAATGCAGAATACTCAGACAGCTGCTCGCTTCTCCCACATCCTGCAGAAAGATGCCTTCCTGGTGTTTCGCTCCCTCTGCAAACTGTCTATGAAACCCCTGGCTGATGGCCCACCAGACCCCAA GTCTCATGAGCTGCGCTCCAAGGTGGTTTCCCTGCAGCTGTTGCTGTCGGTTCTTCAGGGAGCCGGTCCTGTGTTCCGAACACATGAGATGTTTGTGAACGCTATTAAGCAGTACCTGTGTGTAGCCCTGTCGAAGAATGGTGTCTCTTCTGTGCCTGAAGTGTTTGAGCTCTCTCTGGCCATCTTCCTCACTCTGCTGTCCCATTTCAAAGTGCACCTTAAAATGCAGATAGAG GTGTTCTTCAGAGAGATTTTTCTCACCATTCTAGAAACATCCTCCAGCTCCTTCGAGCACAAGTGGATGGTCATCCAGACACTGACTCGCATTTGTGCAG ATGCTCAGTGTGTGGTGGACATCTACGTGAACTATGACTGTGACCTGAATGCGGCAAACATCTTTGAGCGGCTGGTGAATGACCTTTCAAAAATTGCTCAGGGTCGGAGTGGACAGGAGCTGGGCATGACTCCACTGCAG gagctcAGTTTACGTAAGAAAGGCCTAGAGTGCCTGGTGTCCATTCTGAAATGTATGGTGGAGTGGAGCAGGGACCTCTATGTCAACCCCAACCTCCAGGCCAATCTAG GCCAGGAGCATCAGGCAGAAGGTGAAGCAGAGCCGAAGCTTCCTGAGCACCTATCCTCTCGCAGGGACAGTGTCAGCTCTCAGGACTCTGCTGTTTCCTCCAGCGTTCAGCATGACCACCCTGAACAATATGAAGTCATCAAACAGCAGAAAGAGATTATTGAGCACGGCATTGATTT GTTTAATAAAAAACCCAAGAGAGGAGTTCAGTATCTGCAGGAGCAAGGCATGCTGGGAACCTCCGCAGAGGATATTGCTCAGTTCCTGCATCAGGAGGAGAGACTTTGCACA ACTCAGGTTGGGGAGTTCCTCGGAGAGAATGCAAAGTTCAACAAGGAGGTGATGTACTGCTATGTGGACCAGCTGGACTTCTGTGGAAAGGATTTTGTGTCAGCTCTTCGCACTTTCTTAGAGGGATTCAGGTTGCCCGGAGAGGCGCAGAAAATTGACCGACTCATGGAAAAGTTTGCAGCTCGCTATCTGGAGTGCAATCAAGG TCAGACGCTGTTTGCCAGTGCAGACACAGCCTACGTTCTTGCCTATTCCATCATCATGTTAACCACCGACCTACACAGCCCCCAG GTGAAGAACAAGATGACAAAAGAGCAATACATTAAGATGAACCGTGGCATTAATGACAGTAAAGACCTCCCTGAGGAGTATCTTTCCTCCATTTATGATGAGATTGCCGGAAAGAAGATTGCCATGAAGGAGAGTAAAGAATACTCAATCACTCCTAAATCCAGTAAGCAAA GTGTAGCCAGTGAGAAGCAGAGGCGGCTGCTGTATAATATGGAGATGGAGCAGATGGCTAAGACAGCTAAAGCTCTGATGGAGGCAGTGAGCCACGCTCAAGCCCCCTTCTTTAGTGCCACCCACCTGGAGCATGTCCGGCCCATGTTCAAG TTGGCCTGGACGCCCCTGTTGGCTGCATTCAGTGTAGGCCTGCAGGACTGTGATGACCAGGAGGTGGCATCTCTGTGTCTAGAAGGAATCCGCTGTGCAATCAGAATTGCCTGTATCTTTGGCATGCAG tTGGAGCGGGATGCGTATATTCAGGCCTTGGCCAGGTTCACTCTGCTCACAGCGAGCTCCAGTATCACAGAGATGAAGCAGAAGAACATTGACACCATAAAGACCCTCATCACTGTTGCCCACACTGACGGAAACTACCTGGGCAACTCCTGGCATGAG ATTCTGCGATGTATCAGTCAGTTGGAGTTGGCGCAGCTGATTGGCACGGGGGTGAAAACACGTTACATCTCTGGTGTAGTCAGAGAACAAGGAGGTAGCATGAAGAGCTTTCCCACTGGAGGAGAGGAGTTCATACCTTATGGGTTGG GCACACTCGTTGGGGGTCAAGACAGGCGCCAGATGGCTCATATTCAAGAGTCAGTGGGAGAGACCAGCTCTCAGAGTGTGGTGGTGGCTGTGGACAG AATTTTTACTGGATCCACCAGGCTTGATGGAAATGCAATTG TGGACTTTGTGCGCTGGCTGTGTGCAGTCTCAATGGATGAACTGGCCTCTGCCCACCAGCCGCGCATGTTCAGCTTGCAGAAGATTGTAGAGATCTCCTACTACAACATGAACCGTATCCGTCTGCAGTGGTCCCGCATTTGGCAGGTTATTGGAGACCACTTTAATAAG GTGGGCTGCAATCCTAATGAAGACGTGGCCATCTTTGCTGTGGACTCTCTGAGACAGCTGTCCATGAAGTTCTTAGAGAAGGGAGAGCTGGCCAACTTCCGTTTCCAAAAAGATTTCCTCAGGCCGTTTGAACACATCATGAAGAAGAACAG GTCTCCCACTATTCGTGACATGGTGATTCGCTGTGTGGCTCAGATGGTAAACTCACAAGCTGCTAACATTCGCTCTGGCTGGAAGAATATCTTCTCAGTGTTCCACCAGGCGGCATCAGATCATGATGAAACGATAGTTGAGCTGGCGTTCCAGACAACTGGTCACATCGTCA TGCACACGTTTCAGCAGCACTTTGCAGCAGCCATTGATTCATTCCAGGATGCAGTGAAGTGTCTGTCTGAGTTTGTGTGTAACGCTGCGTTCCCTGACACTAGTATGGAAGCCATCCGGCTCATTCGCCACTGTGCAAAATATGTGTCTGATAGACCACAG GCACTGAGGGAGTACACTAGTGATGACATGAACGTTGCTCCTGGAGACCGGGTGTGGGTGCGAGGTTGGTTCCCTATCCTGTTTGAGCTTTCCTGCATCATCAACCGCTGCAAGCTGGATATCAGAACAAG AGGCCTGACGGTGATGTTTGAAATAATGAAGAGTTATGGACAGACCTTTGAGAAGCACTGGTGGCATGACCTGTTCCGTATCGTCTTCCGCATCTTTGACAACATGAAGCTTCCAGAGCAGCAGACTGAG AAAACAGAATGGATGACCACGACGTGCAACCACGCCCTGTATGCCATCTGTGATGTTTTCACACAGTTTTATGAGCCGCTCAGCGAGGTGCTGCTGGTTGATGTCTTTGCTCAGCTGCAGTGGTGCGTGAAACAAG ATAATGAGCAGCTGGCACGTTCTGGCACCAACTGTTTGGAGAACCTGGTGATCCAGAATGGAGAGAAGTTCAGCCCAGAGGTGTGGGACATCACGTGTGCCTGCATGCTGGAGATATTCCAGTCTACCAGTCCTCACGC CTTGTTGACATGGCGACCGGCTGGGCAGGAAGAGGAGGTGGGAGATGGAAAGCACATG GACGTGGAGGTGGACTCTCAGTCTCAGAGCAGCTTTGAGAGGACACTGTCAGAAAGAGGACACAGTCAGATGTCCACTGCCAGCGATGAGGGCTGGAGAGGAAAGCCCCATGCAC GGGTTTCGGACCAGAGGCTGTTTGCGGGGCTGCTCATAAAGTGCGTGGTTCAGCTGGAGCTCATTCAGACTATAGACAACATCGTCTTCTATCCTGCCACCAGCAAAAAGGAGGATGCTGAGAATATGGCGGCTGCTCTG AGAGACGCTCTGGAGGACACTGAGGAAAGTGAAGCACAGGCTGAGTCAGAGCAGGGAATGTACAAGTACCTCTCTCCCCAGCACCTCTTCAAACTACTTGACTGCTTGCTGGAGTCCCACATGTTTGCCAAGGACTTTAACTCAAACAACGAGCAGAGGACTGCACTCTGGAGGGCAG GATTTAAGGGCAAGTCCAAACCCAACTTGCTGAAGCAGGAGACCAGCAGCCTGGCCTGCAGTCTGAGGATTCTCTTCCGAATGTATTCAGACAAGAGACTGGAGGAAGCCTGGCCAGACATCCAGACGCGGCTGCTACT tgtgtgtagtgaagcCTTGGCCTACTTTATCAGCTTGACCTCAGAGAGCCACAGAGAAGCCTGGACCAGCTTACTACTGCTTCTGCTCACTAGAACCCTCAGACTGTCTGATGACAAG tttAAGCCGCACGCCTCCTGTTACTACCCCCATCTGTGTGAGATGATGCAGTTTGACCTCATCCCTGAGCTGCGAGCTGTCCTGCGCCGCTTCTTTCTCCGCATAGGTTCAGTCTTCCACATTGCCGCGCCCGAGATGGCGGCCGCACGAGCGCCGGCCTCGTAG